The Spirochaetota bacterium DNA window GTGCTTAATGCAAAAAAAATAATTCAAAATTATGAGGCAAAAGTTTGCCGCAAAGATGGAGCTATACGGATTTTTTCTTTTTGTGCTGTTATGCATACTATTGACCAAAAGCAGTATATTTTCACAGCTATAATTGATGTTACTGAACAGAGAGTGCTTGAAGATAGAGTTTTGTTTTTATCATTTTTTGACCCTCTTACACAATTGCCTAACAGAGCTTTATTGAAAGACCGGATTGATCTGGCGCTAATGCGCGCACGACATAACAAACGATACGTTGCTGTTATCACACTTGATGTTGACCGCTTCAAGTATGTGAATGATTCGTTAGGCCATAAGATTGGAGATGATATACTTTTGGAAATATCTCAAAAATTGTCAAAAACATTACGTGATGGTGATGTCGTTGCACGTATAGGAAATGATGAGTTTGGAATAATGCTTATTGATATTGCCCGTAATGAAGACATTATTTCGGTAATTAACAAAATACGGAACATCTTTACACAACCATTTCATGTAGGCACAAATGAGCTTTTGATTACTGCAAGTATGGGAGTTGCACTATTTCCAAATGATGGGGGCAGCGCTGAAGAATTGCTTCAGAATGCAGATATAGCACTTGCAAAAGCTCGTGAGCAGGGACGTTTTACATGCCAATTTTATACAAAGGATTTAAACAGGAAAGTTTCTGATTATATAAGCTTGGAAGCTAAGTTAAAAAGAGCTATCGCACAAAATGAGTTTGAGCTATATTACCAGCCTTACTTCAATATCAGAACCAAAAAAATAGCGGGAATGGAAGCTTTGCTGAGATGGAATAGTGATGGAAAAGTTATATCACCTGCAACATTTATTCCTGTCCTAGAAGATAGCGGACTTATCATTGACGCAGGCAGGTGGATTATAGAAGATGTATGCAGGCAATTATTACAATGGAAAAAGACGGGATTGCAGGTTAAACCGGTTTCGCTCAATGTATCACCAATTCAGTTCCAAAAACCCGATTTTAAAGATATGGTTATAGATACTATTCCCTCGTTTTCTATGGATACTGGATACATTGTGCTGGAAATTACTGAAAGCACCTATATGCGAAATATTGAGTATACCAAACACGTTATGCAAGTATTAAAAGATAGAGGATTGCATTTTGCAATAGATGATTTTGGGACTGGATATTCCTCACTGAGTTCTCTTCTGGCGCTATCATTTGATTATTTAAAGATAGATAGATCCTTTATTGTAAATGTCGATAATGACCCGAATTCATCAATTTTAATACGGGCAATAAATACCATGGCACATACAATAGGTATACGGACTATTGCTGAAGGTGTGGAAACTGAATCACAATTACAGTTATTAGCAGATTTGCGTTGTGATTTTGCCCAGGGATTTTATTTCAGTAAGCCATTGAAGGTTGATAAACTAATTGAGTTATTAAAGTAATATAATCAGAGGGCCCTAGTTTAAGCATAGAGGCCATCTTTGACATATTATTTAACATTAAAAAATTGTCTTGACGGGCCTTATTCCCAACCCTATAATGAGATGCATAATTTTTAAGAAAATGTTTTGAAGGTTTTGGCGATAGCTGCAGCCAACATGCAATTTATAGTTAAGAATGTGAATGAAAATATTTAACACCTGGTTGCAGGTGATGATGAAGAATAATCAAATAGGGGGAGGTTTATGAGAAAAATATTTATTATATCATTGGCACTATATATTAGCATGATTTCCTGTGCAACCAAAAAAGGTATTGTAGCACGCAAGAGTACTGTTACTCCCGGATCGAGGATTGTTGTTATTGCAAATCATCCCAATAATATTAAAAATGTTATTATTGCCAGGTTTATGAACAAAAACTATTCAGTTAAAGCATTTAACGCTTCTGATTTATATACTATTGAAGATGTCTATGACATAAAAGATTTTAAAAAAGTTGCCTACATGCAACCTTTAAAAAATGACAATATGGTGTCATTTGAAAAAGCAGTTGAGAATATCTATAAACTGCATATTTATAATTACGAATTGAGTAAGGCTGAAGCCCTCAGCGATTTGCGTACTAAGTATGGCACTCAATATCTTATTTTAATGGAACTAAAGGATTGGCAGAAAGTATCCTGGGCACGTGCCATTGATCTAACCAATATGGAAGTGATCTGGGTTGAAAATTATCCTGCACAGTATAAGGATACACTAGAGACAGTTGTTGACCACTTTATTTCAAGTATGAGCGGGCAGTAATTGTTAGGACTATGAAAAAAATTGGCCTTTTAATATGTGTGTGCATACTGATGTTTTCAGGTACACTATATGCTAGACCCACTGTTGCTTTTGGATATTTAACAAACAAAAGCGGCAATCCAAATTTCAATTATATGGAGATTATATTTCCAAATTCTTTTGCATCTTCTATTGAAGCAGTGTATGATTGTACCGTAATAAAGCCCCTTAAGTTAAATGAACTTCTTGAAAAAAAACAATTAAAATTAGAAAAGCATTATGAAAACCATGAATTGCCACAAATTGCAAAAACTATAGACTGCGACCTCTTTATCTTTGGTTATTTTCTTCCATTGGCTGATAATACCATTAAGATTGTATTAACATTATATGAAAGTGGCTCAAATCAGATTTTTACATTTACAAATATTGGCCGTATGGAGACAGAAATTTTTAAAATTATAGATAGAATCACGCTGGTAGTGTTTGATTTCTTTGGTAAGGATGGCTTTTTTATGTCAAAGCCAATTGTGCGTGGCAGTTCAGTGGGGCTGATTACCAATCTTAATCCGGAAGAACTCAATGTTGTATATGCTGAATTCTTCAATGCAGGATATTCAGTGAGTGCTATACAGGGCAATGAAATCGATAGCTATTATGCACATGAAAGTGAAATTATGAATTATTTTCAATATATTAGTACAGATGCAAACTCATACGATATCATAACTGACTGGAGTAAATTTAAAATGACTTTGGGCA harbors:
- a CDS encoding EAL domain-containing protein, which codes for MTELAQKKINVLLVEDLTYDAQLEKTILEKSNLRCDIVWVSNKDEFYTACKEFVPDVVVSDYHLPDITAEEIVEYINTNCKYVPVIIISGAIGEETTVEIIKNGAVDVLLKQHLFKLPQVIERAIAETQKKKDLDEALEKLTKTKELQELILQNVPVGIIVVKKDGEIVEINNHALMLLGYNQDTRPQHFSAKSFFVEASQCTHFFKVLNAKKIIQNYEAKVCRKDGAIRIFSFCAVMHTIDQKQYIFTAIIDVTEQRVLEDRVLFLSFFDPLTQLPNRALLKDRIDLALMRARHNKRYVAVITLDVDRFKYVNDSLGHKIGDDILLEISQKLSKTLRDGDVVARIGNDEFGIMLIDIARNEDIISVINKIRNIFTQPFHVGTNELLITASMGVALFPNDGGSAEELLQNADIALAKAREQGRFTCQFYTKDLNRKVSDYISLEAKLKRAIAQNEFELYYQPYFNIRTKKIAGMEALLRWNSDGKVISPATFIPVLEDSGLIIDAGRWIIEDVCRQLLQWKKTGLQVKPVSLNVSPIQFQKPDFKDMVIDTIPSFSMDTGYIVLEITESTYMRNIEYTKHVMQVLKDRGLHFAIDDFGTGYSSLSSLLALSFDYLKIDRSFIVNVDNDPNSSILIRAINTMAHTIGIRTIAEGVETESQLQLLADLRCDFAQGFYFSKPLKVDKLIELLK